One genomic segment of Ipomoea triloba cultivar NCNSP0323 chromosome 9, ASM357664v1 includes these proteins:
- the LOC116030260 gene encoding ferric reduction oxidase 2-like, which produces MGDEKKQLVCCGGRKMIQAAILGLALIVFLGNVMMWIIMPTFTYYLKWLPHILADTNSTFFDIQGPIMLNFTFPILFIAVIGCIYIHLGKGSPNIQSKCKCRKDWLRVLRKPNIIKPLGIVTWIEVFFVAMFVVLCVWYFAAYVRYQYSSITMYAATKGVQVWQAKIDRLALVIGLTGNICLAFMFYPVTRSSSILPLLGLTSEGSIKYHIWLGHSAMALFTAHGFLYILFWALSHRLSEMLKWDPHYISNVAGEISLVLGLTMWVTAFPSTRRKMFELFFYTHYLYIAFMVFFILHTGIFYACIMLPGFYLFLIDRYLRLLQSKQNVRLISARLLPCETFELNFSKAPGLKYSPTSIMFLNVPSLSKLQWHPFTVTSNSDMEEDTMSVIIKCEGSWTKKLYDVLSAPSPVDSLQVSIEGPYGPAHTDFLRHDVVVMISGGSGITPFISIIKELISISSTQNQKTPKVVLIPIFKTSSHLSILDLLLPLSATPTASTISNLDIQIEAYITRETQQGTIPEKPQPLCFKPKASDVPISSIFGQNSWLWLAAIISASFLIYLSLVAILYQYYVYPMDHGTNKVFPYHTRALLNMLFICFGIVVSASAAFLWNKKKIAREAKQIQDIADSTKSITTLLTYAADQELESLPNQSLSGSINTHYGKRPDLKRILMEMKGSSVGVFASGPKKLRHDVAAICGSGLVNNVTFESNSFNW; this is translated from the exons atGGGAGACGAGAAGAAGCAATTAGTGTGTTGTGGAGGAAGGAAGATGATCCAAGCTGCAATTCTGGGACTAGCTCTCATAGTGTTTCTTGGAAATGTGATGATGTGGATCATCATGCCAACCTTCACTTACTATCTCAAATGGCTTCCGCACATACTTGCTGATACCAATTCCACTTTCTTTGATATTCAAG GTCCAATAATGCTGAACTTCACATTCCCAATCTTGTTCATTGCTGTTATTGGGTGCATTTATATCCATCTGGGAAAGGGATCACCAAATATACAAag CAAGTGTAAGTGCAGGAAAGATTGGTTGAGAGTATTGAGGAAACCAAACATTATAAAGCCTCTGGGGATCGTTACATGGATTGAGGTTTTCTTCGTTGCCATGTTCGTGGTTCTGTGCGTTTGGTATTTCGCAGCCTACGTTCGTTACCAATATAGTTCAATCACCATGTATGCTGCCACCAAAGGCGTTCAAGT GTGGCAAGCAAAGATAGACAGATTGGCCTTAGTGATCGGACTGACCGGGAATATTTGCTTAGCGTTTATGTTTTATCCGGTGACACGAAGCTCATCCATCTTGCCTCTCTTGGGGTTAACTTCAGAGGGTAGCATAAAGTATCATATATGGCTGGGGCATTCTGCAATGGCACTCTTCACCGCTCATGGCTTTCTCTACATTCTTTTCTGGGCTCTCTCTCACCGTTTATCTGAG atGCTAAAATGGGATCCGCATTACATATCAAACGTAGCGGGAGAGATATCATTGGTGTTGGGGCTAACGATGTGGGTGACAGCATTTCCTAGTACGAGGAGGAAGATGTTCGAGCTCTTCTTCTACACCCACTACCTCTACATAGCTTTCATGGTTTTCTTTATACTCCACACTGGCATCTTCTACGCCTGCATTATGCTACCTGGCTTCTACCTCTTCCTCATCGATCGATACCTCAGGCTCTTACAGTCCAAGCAGAATGTTCGCTTAATCTCTGCTAGACTCCTTCCCTGTGAAACTTTTGAGCTCAACTTCTCCAAGGCCCCAG GTTTGAAATACTCCCCAACAAGCATCATGTTCCTGAACGTGCCAAGCTTATCAAAGCTGCAATGGCACCCTTTTACTGTGACTTCAAATAGTGATATGGAAGAGGACACAATGAGTGTGATCATCAAATGTGAAGGAAGTTGGACCAAGAAGCTTTATGATGTTTTGTCTGCTCCTTCACCTGTTGACTCTCTTCAAGTCTCTATTGAAGGGCCATATGGACCTGCCCACACTGATTTTCTGag GCATGATGTGGTGGTGATGATAAGCGGAGGAAGTGGAATCACCCCTTTCATTTCCATCATCAAAGAACTCATTTCCATAAGCTCAACCCAAAACCAGAAAACCCCCAAAGTTGTACTCATCCCCATATTCAAAACCTCCTCACATCTCTCCATATTGGATCTTCTCCTCCCTCTCTCTGCTACTCCTACTGCTTCCACCATTTCCAATCTTGACATACAAATAGAGGCCTACATAACAAGAGAAACCCAGCAAGGCACAATCCCAGAAAAACCCCAACCCCTTTGCTTCAAACCTAAGGCCTCAGATGTACCCATATCCTCCATTTTTGGCCAAAACAGCTGGCTTTGGCTAGCTGCAATTATATCTGCTTCTTTCCTCATTTACCTTAGCCTGGTTGCCATTCTTTACCAGTACTATGTTTACCCCATGGACCATGGTACTAACAAGGTCTTCCCATACCACACAAGAGCTTTGTTGAACATGTTGTTCATATGCTTTGGCATTGTTGTGTCAGCAAGTGCAGCTTTCCTGTGGAACAAGAAAAAGATTGCTAGGGAGGCCAAGCAGATTCAAGACATTGCAGACTCTACAAAGTCTATTACCACACTCTTGACCTATGCTGCTGATCAAGAACTCGAAAGCCTTCCCAATCAATCTCTCAGCGGATCAATCAACACCCATTATGGCAAAAGACCTGACCTCAAGA GAATCCTGATGGAAATGAAAGGGTCGAGCGTGGGAGTGTTTGCCTCGGGACCCAAGAAGTTGAGGCACGATGTTGCAGCCATATGTGGTTCTGGATTGGTGAATAACGTGACGTTCGAGTCCAATAGCTTTAACTGGTGA